One stretch of Sinomonas terrae DNA includes these proteins:
- a CDS encoding GntR family transcriptional regulator, with the protein MNRRTVQTSSRPIRRSGLRESVYESILEMLVEGEIAEGSPLRVEALAQLLEVSPTPVREALVQLEATGLVTYVANRGYTAAPHLSADEKTAMMDARLVLEVAAVRRAAELGDPSVPSHLRALLAGQREAASRLDGPDGEQQRDALRDYLRIDHSFHDGILHGCGNHFLFRLASTLDAQAQRMRQSFLNGIPDAEDVLAEHSAIADAIASGDPDAAEQAMRDHLSRVLSLSLSQAD; encoded by the coding sequence ATGAACCGACGGACCGTCCAGACCAGCTCGCGGCCTATCCGCAGATCCGGACTGCGCGAAAGCGTCTACGAGTCGATCCTCGAGATGCTCGTCGAGGGCGAGATCGCGGAGGGCTCTCCCCTCCGCGTCGAGGCCCTCGCCCAGCTCCTGGAGGTCTCGCCCACCCCGGTCCGCGAGGCCCTGGTGCAGCTCGAGGCGACAGGACTCGTGACGTACGTTGCGAACAGGGGCTACACCGCCGCCCCGCACCTCTCTGCCGACGAGAAGACGGCCATGATGGACGCCCGGCTTGTCCTGGAGGTGGCCGCAGTCCGCCGCGCCGCCGAACTCGGAGACCCCTCGGTTCCCAGCCACCTCCGTGCGCTCCTCGCGGGCCAGCGCGAGGCCGCCTCGCGCCTCGACGGACCGGACGGGGAGCAACAGAGGGACGCGCTCCGCGATTACCTCAGGATCGACCATTCCTTCCATGACGGAATCCTGCACGGGTGCGGCAACCACTTCCTGTTCCGCCTCGCCTCCACCCTCGACGCGCAGGCGCAGAGAATGCGGCAGTCCTTCCTCAACGGCATCCCGGATGCCGAGGATGTCCTGGCAGAGCATTCCGCGATCGCCGACGCCATAGCTTCGGGGGATCCGGATGCCGCCGAACAGGCGATGCGTGACCACCTCAGCCGCGTCCTCAGCCTCTCGCTGAGCCAGGCAGACTGA
- a CDS encoding SDR family NAD(P)-dependent oxidoreductase: MAGTAVITGAGSARGIGAELARRLAKSGWDLGLLDIDESAVKALAGEIESASGVRALGVGADISDEAAVDEAIGRFEQELPEIRALVNSAGVSSPVAFLDLDLATWERVMRINATGTFVITRRVVPGMMARGYGRVVSLGSTAMQNGGGTFSKSAYAASKGAIEAFSRALALEIAPQGVTVNVIAPATIDTDIMGGPITEDRKPKFLAQLPVGRIGTPGEVAALIEFLLGEEAGYITGSTYNINGGLRIG, translated from the coding sequence ATGGCAGGCACAGCCGTCATCACAGGCGCCGGTTCGGCGCGGGGGATCGGCGCCGAGCTCGCCCGGAGGCTTGCGAAGTCCGGGTGGGACCTCGGGCTCCTCGACATCGACGAGAGCGCGGTCAAGGCACTCGCCGGCGAGATCGAGTCGGCCTCCGGCGTGCGTGCGCTCGGCGTCGGAGCGGACATCTCGGACGAGGCCGCAGTCGACGAGGCGATCGGCAGGTTCGAGCAGGAGCTCCCCGAGATCCGGGCCCTCGTCAACAGCGCGGGCGTCAGCTCGCCGGTCGCGTTCCTCGACCTCGACCTGGCCACCTGGGAGCGCGTCATGCGCATCAACGCCACGGGCACGTTCGTCATCACCAGGCGCGTGGTGCCCGGCATGATGGCGCGCGGCTACGGGCGGGTGGTCAGCCTGGGCTCGACCGCCATGCAGAACGGAGGCGGCACGTTCAGCAAGTCCGCCTACGCAGCCTCGAAGGGGGCAATCGAGGCCTTCTCCCGGGCACTCGCCCTCGAGATCGCACCGCAGGGCGTGACCGTCAACGTCATCGCACCGGCCACGATCGACACCGACATCATGGGCGGTCCCATCACCGAGGACCGCAAGCCGAAGTTCCTGGCCCAGCTCCCCGTCGGCCGCATCGGCACGCCCGGCGAGGTCGCCGCGCTCATCGAGTTCCTCCTCGGCGAGGAGGCCGGCTACATCACGGGCTCCACCTACAACATCAACGGAGGCCTCCGCATTGGCTGA
- a CDS encoding sugar phosphate isomerase/epimerase family protein has protein sequence MAEDSLTPSADWTIAAAMLQFPGVTPDGVPVAELSSEAWREQLQPVVEAGFTAVEVSTSWISIGDLPPRRLAELRQVLADAGLEVPGISVVRRSVIHPERGGANLALAHRTIDAAAPLGVPVVCLGLHDELLADPKQATWFWTVPGPERPVDAEAYGLAVRRYRELAEHASAVGVELSLELYEDTYLGSGKEAVRFLEDIGHSAVGLNPDVGNLIRQQRPIENWRETFALTLPHANYWHIKNYARLEDPSRGLVLTHPTSLELGIIDYREMVRAATAHGFSGAFVVEHYGGDGLSVGASNAEYLRSVLPARTISEVEK, from the coding sequence TTGGCTGAGGACAGCCTGACCCCCAGCGCCGACTGGACCATCGCCGCGGCGATGCTCCAGTTCCCGGGCGTGACGCCCGACGGCGTTCCCGTCGCCGAACTGTCCTCTGAGGCCTGGCGGGAGCAGCTCCAGCCCGTCGTCGAGGCGGGCTTCACCGCCGTCGAAGTCTCCACGTCGTGGATCAGCATCGGCGACCTTCCGCCACGCCGCCTCGCCGAGCTGCGCCAGGTCCTGGCCGACGCCGGCCTCGAGGTCCCCGGCATCTCCGTGGTCCGGCGAAGCGTCATCCACCCGGAGCGGGGCGGGGCGAATCTGGCCCTCGCGCACCGCACGATCGACGCCGCCGCGCCCCTCGGCGTCCCCGTCGTCTGCCTCGGACTCCATGACGAGCTCCTCGCAGACCCGAAGCAGGCGACGTGGTTCTGGACCGTACCCGGTCCCGAGCGCCCCGTCGACGCAGAGGCCTACGGGCTCGCGGTGCGCCGCTACCGCGAGCTCGCCGAGCACGCCTCGGCCGTCGGCGTCGAGCTCTCCCTCGAGCTCTACGAGGACACGTACCTGGGAAGCGGGAAGGAGGCAGTGAGGTTCCTCGAGGACATCGGGCACAGCGCCGTCGGCCTCAATCCCGACGTCGGCAACCTCATCCGCCAGCAGCGGCCCATCGAGAACTGGCGCGAGACCTTCGCGCTCACCCTCCCGCACGCCAACTACTGGCACATCAAGAACTACGCCCGCCTCGAAGATCCCTCCCGAGGCCTGGTGCTCACGCACCCGACCTCGCTCGAACTCGGCATCATCGACTACCGCGAGATGGTCCGGGCTGCGACCGCCCACGGATTCAGCGGGGCCTTCGTGGTCGAGCACTACGGGGGCGACGGCCTGAGCGTCGGCGCCTCGAACGCCGAATACCTACGCAGCGTCCTTCCGGCGCGCACGATTTCCGAAGTGGAGAAGTAG
- a CDS encoding SDR family NAD(P)-dependent oxidoreductase, protein MVLPPYPAAPFPQDRTAIVTGAASPRGIGRATAHRLARQGWAVAVVDLDREASEKVALEIQEQHGADALGVGADISDRASVDAAVAEIAASLPQVVGLVNNAGISSPVPFLEVSDEEWRRVIDVNLNGTFHITQAAVKIMAEHRVGRVVNISSASAERGGGVYGRAAYSSSKAALLGMSRTLARELGQYGITANSVAPGSIDTDIMGGRLSDERKEFLLQELPVGRIGTVDDVANVIEFLLREESGYLTGVTYDVNGGSHIA, encoded by the coding sequence ATGGTCCTCCCCCCATACCCCGCCGCCCCATTCCCCCAGGACCGGACGGCCATCGTCACCGGCGCAGCGTCGCCCCGCGGCATCGGACGCGCCACAGCGCACCGGCTCGCGCGGCAGGGCTGGGCTGTCGCCGTCGTCGACCTCGACCGCGAGGCCAGCGAGAAGGTGGCCCTGGAGATCCAGGAGCAGCACGGCGCGGATGCCCTCGGAGTCGGCGCTGACATCAGCGACCGCGCCTCGGTCGACGCCGCGGTCGCGGAGATCGCGGCCTCGCTCCCGCAGGTCGTGGGGCTGGTCAACAATGCCGGGATCAGCTCCCCGGTCCCGTTCCTCGAGGTGAGCGACGAGGAATGGCGCCGCGTGATCGACGTCAACCTCAACGGGACCTTCCACATCACCCAGGCCGCAGTGAAGATCATGGCGGAGCACAGAGTGGGCCGGGTCGTCAACATCTCCTCCGCCTCCGCCGAGCGCGGCGGCGGGGTGTACGGCCGGGCGGCCTATTCGTCATCGAAGGCGGCCCTGCTCGGGATGTCCCGCACTCTCGCCCGTGAACTCGGACAATACGGGATCACCGCGAATTCCGTGGCACCGGGTTCCATCGACACCGACATCATGGGCGGCCGCCTGAGCGACGAACGCAAGGAATTCCTGCTCCAGGAACTTCCCGTGGGCAGGATCGGAACGGTCGACGACGTCGCTAACGTCATCGAATTCCTCCTCAGGGAGGAATCGGGCTACCTCACGGGCGTGACCTACGACGTCAACGGAGGATCCCACATTGCCTGA
- a CDS encoding SDR family NAD(P)-dependent oxidoreductase, whose translation MPDFSADLSGQTAVVTGTSSGIGRAVAELYLRNGAEVIGIQRRPSGISHERYRDVTADLADPGELADATRSILENESVDILVNNAGINIRHRFEEFPVGDWDQVLQINLRTVMELIQIFGRPMLDRGQGTVINMASMLCFFGGFTASAYAASKGAVGQLTKSIANEWAPRGVNVNAIAPGFIDTEMNVALLADQTRERQIRERIPAGRWGRPEDIAGAALFLASGAARYVHGVVLPVDGGYLAR comes from the coding sequence TTGCCTGACTTCAGCGCAGACCTCAGCGGGCAGACCGCCGTCGTCACCGGCACCAGCTCGGGCATCGGCCGCGCCGTCGCCGAGCTCTACCTGCGGAACGGGGCCGAGGTCATCGGCATCCAGCGCCGCCCCTCCGGCATCTCGCATGAGCGCTATCGGGACGTGACGGCGGACTTGGCGGATCCGGGCGAACTCGCGGACGCGACGCGGTCCATTCTCGAAAATGAAAGCGTGGACATCCTCGTGAACAACGCGGGCATCAATATCCGGCACAGATTCGAGGAATTTCCCGTCGGCGATTGGGACCAGGTGCTGCAGATCAACCTCCGCACCGTCATGGAGCTCATCCAGATCTTCGGCAGGCCCATGCTCGACCGCGGCCAGGGCACCGTGATCAACATGGCCTCGATGCTGTGCTTCTTCGGCGGCTTCACGGCCTCCGCCTATGCGGCATCGAAGGGCGCCGTCGGCCAGCTGACGAAGTCGATCGCCAACGAATGGGCTCCCCGCGGCGTCAACGTCAACGCCATCGCCCCGGGCTTCATCGACACCGAGATGAACGTCGCGCTCCTGGCCGACCAGACGCGGGAGCGGCAGATCCGTGAGCGTATCCCGGCCGGCCGATGGGGGCGCCCGGAGGACATCGCCGGCGCCGCCCTGTTCCTCGCCTCGGGCGCGGCCCGCTACGTCCACGGCGTCGTGCTGCCCGTCGACGGCGGATACCTGGCGCGCTGA
- a CDS encoding zinc-binding dehydrogenase produces the protein MKAVIAHGEGDLRVEPVDPVAATPGNVLVRVVYGGICGSDLHYAKDGRNGAYVIKTPLTLGHEVVGVVHEIGPAAETSLGIGARVAIHPARPTPLPGGVHGAGFHLIAGGSYLGSASTDPHTQGGFVELLAVAPEQLRELPEQLPLRRAALAEPLAVALHGIGRLGERVHGANVLVSGAGPIGCLAIIALRAAGAGRVVAADLQELPLQVAREVGADDVVRLGTGERIEPGGFDVVLEAAGAVPSLVAALDAVRPGGAVLQLGMLPAGPLPIPMAGLIAKEVTLFGSQRFDVELDASVELLANDPRAEAVITHVFGIDDAQDAFACASDSSRSSKVLINISEDPEK, from the coding sequence ATGAAAGCAGTCATTGCCCACGGGGAAGGCGACCTGAGAGTCGAACCTGTCGACCCCGTCGCCGCAACTCCCGGTAACGTCCTTGTGCGAGTCGTCTACGGCGGGATCTGCGGATCGGACCTCCACTACGCCAAGGACGGCCGGAACGGCGCCTACGTCATCAAGACGCCACTGACCCTCGGCCACGAGGTGGTCGGGGTCGTGCATGAAATCGGGCCAGCCGCGGAGACCAGCCTCGGCATCGGGGCCCGGGTGGCGATCCATCCGGCCCGCCCGACGCCCCTCCCCGGCGGAGTCCACGGCGCGGGCTTCCACCTCATCGCCGGCGGGAGCTATCTCGGCAGCGCCTCGACCGACCCCCACACCCAGGGCGGCTTCGTCGAACTCCTCGCGGTGGCTCCCGAGCAGCTCCGCGAACTGCCGGAGCAGCTTCCGCTGCGCCGCGCTGCCCTCGCCGAGCCCCTTGCCGTCGCACTGCACGGCATCGGCCGGCTCGGGGAGCGGGTCCACGGGGCGAACGTCCTGGTCAGCGGCGCAGGTCCCATCGGCTGCCTCGCGATCATCGCGCTCCGCGCCGCCGGTGCGGGCCGGGTCGTGGCCGCCGACCTCCAGGAGCTTCCCCTGCAGGTCGCGCGCGAGGTGGGGGCCGATGACGTCGTGCGCCTGGGCACAGGGGAGCGGATCGAGCCGGGCGGCTTCGACGTCGTCCTCGAGGCCGCCGGAGCGGTGCCCTCGCTCGTCGCCGCGCTGGACGCCGTTCGGCCCGGCGGGGCCGTCCTCCAGCTCGGCATGCTCCCGGCAGGGCCCCTGCCGATACCGATGGCCGGGCTCATCGCCAAGGAGGTCACCCTCTTCGGATCGCAGCGTTTCGACGTCGAGCTCGATGCGTCGGTGGAATTGCTGGCCAACGACCCGCGGGCCGAGGCCGTCATCACCCACGTGTTCGGGATCGACGATGCGCAGGATGCATTTGCCTGCGCTTCGGACTCGTCCCGTTCGTCGAAAGTGCTGATCAACATTTCCGAGGATCCGGAGAAATAG